A region from the Nesterenkonia lacusekhoensis genome encodes:
- the sucC gene encoding ADP-forming succinate--CoA ligase subunit beta, translating to MDLYEYQARDLFEAHGVPVLAGIVAQTPEEAKAAAEQIGGTVVVKAQVKVGGRGKAGGVKLAKSADEAYEHAQAILGMDIKGHTVNRVMIAQGAEIVEEYYFSILLDRANRNYLAMCSKEGGVEIEQLAEERPEALARVNFDPNTGVTAEVAKDIAQQAGFPAEQHEELAQVFQQLWTVFSEEDATLVEVNPLVKTGEGRIIALDGKVTVDENADFRHPSHSELVDESAEDPLEARAKANDLNYVKLDGQVGIIGNGAGLVMSTLDVVAYAGEAHGGVKPANFLDIGGGASAEVMANGLDVILGDDQVSSVFVNVFGGITSCDAVATGIVKALEILGDAATKPLVVRLDGNNVEEGRRILAEANHPLVTTADTMDAGADKAAELANSALANK from the coding sequence GTGGACCTGTATGAGTACCAGGCGCGCGATCTGTTCGAGGCACACGGAGTTCCCGTGCTGGCCGGAATCGTGGCGCAGACCCCGGAAGAGGCGAAGGCGGCAGCCGAGCAGATCGGCGGCACCGTCGTCGTCAAGGCTCAGGTGAAGGTGGGCGGCCGCGGCAAGGCCGGCGGCGTGAAGCTCGCCAAGAGCGCTGATGAGGCGTATGAGCACGCACAGGCCATCCTCGGAATGGACATCAAGGGCCACACCGTCAACCGCGTGATGATCGCCCAGGGCGCTGAGATCGTTGAGGAGTACTACTTCTCCATCCTGCTGGACCGGGCGAACCGCAACTACCTCGCCATGTGCTCCAAAGAGGGCGGCGTCGAGATCGAGCAGCTCGCTGAGGAGCGGCCCGAGGCTCTGGCCCGCGTCAACTTCGACCCGAACACCGGCGTGACCGCCGAGGTGGCCAAGGACATCGCGCAGCAGGCAGGCTTCCCTGCCGAGCAGCACGAGGAGCTGGCTCAGGTCTTCCAGCAGCTGTGGACCGTGTTCTCCGAGGAGGACGCCACTCTGGTGGAGGTCAACCCGCTGGTGAAGACCGGCGAGGGCAGGATCATCGCCCTCGACGGCAAGGTCACCGTGGACGAAAACGCAGACTTCCGTCACCCCTCCCACTCGGAGCTGGTGGACGAGTCCGCTGAGGACCCGCTGGAGGCCAGGGCCAAGGCGAACGACCTCAACTACGTCAAGCTCGACGGCCAGGTGGGCATCATCGGCAACGGCGCCGGTCTGGTCATGTCCACCCTGGATGTCGTCGCCTACGCAGGCGAGGCACACGGCGGCGTGAAGCCGGCGAACTTCCTGGACATCGGCGGCGGCGCATCCGCAGAGGTCATGGCCAACGGCCTGGACGTCATCCTCGGCGATGACCAGGTGAGCTCCGTGTTCGTCAACGTCTTCGGCGGCATCACCTCCTGTGATGCTGTGGCCACCGGCATCGTCAAGGCGCTGGAGATCCTCGGCGACGCCGCCACCAAGCCGCTCGTGGTCCGCCTCGACGGCAACAACGTGGAGGAGGGCCGCCGCATCCTGGCAGAGGCCAACCACCCGCTGGTCACCACCGCCGACACCATGGACGCCGGTGCCGACAAGGCTGCTGAACTCGCCAACTCTGCGCTGGCCAACAAGTAA
- the sucD gene encoding succinate--CoA ligase subunit alpha, whose amino-acid sequence MSIYLNKDSKVIVQGITGGEGTKHTRLMLKAGTNIVGGVNARKAGTTVEHQDKDGNDIELPVFGSVSEAMEKSGADVSVAFVPPKFAKDAAIEAIEAGIGLLVVITEGIPVQDSAEFYNLAAQKTGPDGKPVTRIIGPNCPGIITPGEALAGITPANITESGPIGLVSKSGTLTYQMMYELRDIGFSTSIGIGGDPVIGTTHIDALEAFENDPDTKAIVMIGEIGGDAEERAAEYIKANVTKPVVGYVAGFTAPEGKTMGHAGAIVSGSSGTADAKKEALEAAGVKVGKTPSETAELLREVYKG is encoded by the coding sequence ATGTCTATCTACCTGAACAAGGACTCCAAGGTCATCGTCCAGGGCATCACCGGCGGCGAGGGCACCAAGCACACCCGTCTGATGCTGAAGGCCGGCACCAACATCGTCGGCGGCGTGAATGCACGCAAGGCCGGCACCACGGTCGAGCACCAGGACAAGGACGGCAACGACATCGAGCTGCCCGTCTTCGGCTCGGTCTCCGAGGCGATGGAGAAGTCCGGCGCAGACGTGTCGGTCGCCTTCGTCCCGCCGAAGTTCGCCAAGGACGCGGCCATCGAGGCCATCGAGGCCGGCATCGGTCTGCTGGTGGTCATCACTGAGGGCATCCCGGTGCAGGACTCCGCTGAGTTCTACAACCTGGCCGCCCAGAAGACCGGCCCCGACGGCAAGCCCGTCACCCGGATCATCGGCCCGAACTGCCCCGGCATCATCACCCCGGGCGAGGCTCTGGCAGGCATCACTCCGGCCAACATCACCGAGTCCGGCCCCATCGGTCTGGTCTCCAAGTCGGGCACCCTGACCTACCAGATGATGTACGAGCTGCGGGACATCGGCTTCTCCACCTCCATCGGCATCGGCGGTGACCCGGTCATCGGCACCACTCACATCGATGCTCTCGAGGCCTTCGAGAACGATCCCGACACCAAGGCCATCGTGATGATCGGCGAGATCGGCGGCGACGCCGAGGAGCGTGCCGCTGAGTACATCAAGGCCAACGTCACCAAGCCGGTCGTCGGCTACGTGGCAGGCTTCACCGCTCCGGAGGGCAAGACCATGGGCCACGCAGGCGCCATCGTCTCCGGCTCCTCCGGCACTGCGGACGCCAAGAAGGAAGCACTCGAGGCCGCAGGCGTGAAGGTCGGCAAGACCCCGTCTGAGACCGCCGAGCTGCTCCGCGAGGTCTACAAGGGCTGA
- a CDS encoding FadR/GntR family transcriptional regulator, with protein sequence MPDSAENSSRTPISWEPIPRSRAHELVLDAIEEQVTAGRLAVGDLLPPERELASQLQVSRASVREAIRILESQGALQSQVGSGRSAGTRVTALPSEGLTRLLRMHIGLSNFPLDDVAEARIALERASAMLAAQQAEEPQLAQIDQALEAMERSSTVEEFNDADTAFHVAIAEAAGNRLVADLTTAIRSSLKQTILEAFHSHGAPSEVQITLQEQHHRIHAAIREQEPQRSAELVEEHIRFAMETLPTDGHGED encoded by the coding sequence ATGCCTGACTCAGCCGAGAACTCCAGCCGCACGCCGATCTCCTGGGAGCCGATCCCGCGCAGCCGTGCCCATGAGCTGGTGCTCGACGCGATCGAGGAACAGGTCACCGCAGGCCGGCTGGCTGTGGGAGACCTGCTCCCGCCGGAACGGGAGCTGGCCTCCCAACTGCAGGTGAGCCGGGCCAGCGTCCGTGAGGCCATCCGAATACTGGAGTCCCAGGGGGCGCTGCAGTCCCAGGTGGGCTCCGGCCGCTCGGCCGGGACGCGCGTCACCGCGCTCCCCAGCGAGGGGCTGACCCGTCTGCTCCGGATGCACATCGGGCTGTCCAACTTCCCCCTCGACGACGTCGCGGAGGCCCGCATCGCCTTGGAGCGGGCCAGCGCCATGCTCGCCGCGCAGCAGGCGGAGGAGCCCCAGCTCGCGCAGATCGACCAGGCCTTGGAAGCGATGGAGAGGTCCTCCACTGTGGAGGAGTTCAACGACGCCGACACCGCCTTCCACGTCGCCATCGCAGAGGCGGCCGGCAACCGGCTGGTCGCCGATCTCACCACAGCCATCCGCAGCTCCCTGAAGCAGACCATCCTGGAGGCGTTCCACTCCCACGGAGCCCCCTCCGAGGTGCAGATCACCCTTCAGGAGCAGCACCACCGGATCCATGCCGCGATCAGGGAGCAGGAACCTCAGCGCAGCGCTGAGCTGGTGGAGGAGCACATCCGCTTCGCTATGGAGACCCTGCCCACGGACGGCCACGGCGAGGACTGA
- a CDS encoding L-lactate permease, which produces MMVQPAPEEQRPMDSIAWYSMLAIAPIVTVGLLLAGFRWPAKYAMPVGYVVAVCVAWLSWDMAPAAIAAASVEGLIIAGTMLYIIFGALLLLATVMASGAMETIKAGFNRISPDRRVQAIIIGWCFGSFIEGTSGYGTTAAVVAPLLLAMGFPAMAAVMVGLIVQTTPVSFGAVGTPILIGVGNGLDQNSDAMQARLLEQDVTYAEYIAEIGLSVALIHAVVGLLIPLIIVTLLTGFFGPERSFADGLRIAPFALYASLAVIVPSALVATFLGPEFPAMLGGLTGLVIVMVTSSKGFLMPKRTFEFGPRSDWETSWTGRIAQEKPKALAAGRRIGMVRAWSPYLVLAGLLVATRVLEPLEELLNTPGVTLFEFSDLLGVEGISPTVEPFYLPGFMLLMAVACGYVIYRMSGSQVLRTWQVAGRQLAGTAAALFFAVPLVRILLQSGTNDSGMESMPVILAEGAAAVSGGYWPFLAPFLGALGAFVAGSNTISNLTFSQFQWSTGSHIGVSPETVVAAQAVGGAGGNPISVHNIVAASATVGLLGREGDLLRRVLPVTLYYCTAAGAISYIIAHGAGLNLGTLVLGTLVLGLPLAAGVVVRRSSAAPRVETPTAGRR; this is translated from the coding sequence ATGATGGTGCAACCCGCCCCGGAGGAACAGCGCCCCATGGACTCCATCGCCTGGTACAGCATGCTGGCCATCGCCCCCATCGTCACGGTCGGCCTTCTCCTGGCCGGCTTCCGCTGGCCGGCGAAATATGCCATGCCCGTGGGCTATGTGGTCGCCGTTTGCGTCGCATGGCTCAGCTGGGACATGGCACCCGCCGCCATCGCCGCGGCCTCCGTGGAGGGGCTGATCATCGCCGGCACCATGCTCTACATCATCTTCGGAGCCCTGCTCCTGCTGGCCACGGTGATGGCCTCCGGGGCCATGGAGACCATCAAAGCCGGCTTCAACCGCATCTCCCCCGACCGCCGGGTTCAGGCGATCATCATCGGCTGGTGCTTCGGCTCCTTCATCGAGGGAACCTCGGGCTACGGCACCACAGCCGCCGTCGTCGCCCCGCTGCTGCTGGCCATGGGATTCCCGGCGATGGCGGCGGTGATGGTGGGCCTGATCGTACAGACGACCCCGGTGAGCTTCGGCGCAGTGGGGACACCCATCCTCATCGGCGTGGGCAACGGCCTGGACCAGAACTCCGACGCCATGCAGGCACGCCTGCTGGAGCAGGACGTCACCTACGCTGAGTACATCGCGGAGATCGGGCTCAGCGTAGCGCTGATCCATGCGGTCGTCGGGCTGCTCATCCCGCTGATCATCGTCACGCTCCTGACCGGCTTCTTCGGCCCGGAGCGGAGCTTCGCAGACGGCCTGCGGATCGCCCCCTTCGCCCTCTACGCCTCCCTGGCAGTGATCGTGCCCTCCGCACTGGTCGCCACGTTCCTGGGGCCGGAGTTCCCTGCCATGCTGGGTGGGCTGACCGGCCTGGTCATCGTCATGGTCACCTCCTCCAAGGGATTCCTGATGCCCAAGAGGACCTTCGAGTTCGGGCCCCGAAGCGACTGGGAGACCAGCTGGACCGGCCGGATCGCGCAGGAGAAGCCGAAGGCGCTCGCCGCAGGTCGGCGGATCGGGATGGTCCGGGCCTGGTCCCCCTACCTGGTGCTGGCCGGACTGTTGGTCGCCACCCGCGTGCTGGAGCCGCTCGAGGAGCTCCTGAACACTCCCGGAGTCACCCTGTTCGAGTTCAGCGACCTGCTGGGGGTTGAGGGGATCAGCCCCACGGTGGAGCCCTTCTACCTCCCCGGGTTCATGCTTCTGATGGCGGTGGCCTGCGGGTATGTGATCTACCGGATGTCCGGCTCCCAGGTCCTCCGCACCTGGCAGGTCGCAGGCCGACAGCTCGCCGGCACCGCCGCGGCGCTCTTCTTCGCCGTGCCTCTGGTCCGGATCCTGCTGCAGTCCGGGACCAACGACTCCGGCATGGAGAGCATGCCGGTCATCCTCGCCGAGGGTGCCGCGGCAGTCTCCGGCGGATACTGGCCGTTCCTCGCCCCGTTCCTCGGGGCCTTGGGCGCCTTCGTCGCGGGCTCCAACACCATCTCCAACCTGACCTTCTCCCAGTTCCAGTGGTCCACCGGCAGCCATATCGGGGTCAGCCCGGAGACGGTGGTCGCCGCACAGGCCGTCGGTGGAGCCGGAGGCAATCCGATCTCCGTCCACAACATCGTCGCCGCCTCCGCCACTGTGGGTCTGCTCGGCAGGGAGGGCGACCTCCTGCGCCGGGTCCTGCCGGTCACCCTGTACTACTGCACCGCCGCCGGGGCGATCAGTTACATCATTGCCCACGGTGCCGGGCTGAACCTGGGTACCCTGGTCCTCGGGACCTTGGTCCTGGGTCTGCCGCTGGCCGCCGGCGTCGTCGTGCGCCGCAGCTCCGCCGCCCCGCGCGTGGAGACTCCCACCGCCGGCCGCCGATGA
- a CDS encoding alpha-hydroxy acid oxidase encodes MVQRQFPKPRDLAPLMQFKKFDFNASRRRLSAALTIEDLRTIAKRRTPKAAFDYTDGAAEGEFSIRRAREGFEDVQFNPSILRDVSAVDTSVSIFGGPSAQPFGIAPTGFTRLMQTEGEAAGAGAAGAAGIPFTLSTLGTTSIEDVQAANPQGRNWFQLYVMKQREISYGLVERAAASGFDTLFFTVDTPVAGARLRDRRNGFSIPPQLSLSTVINAIPRPWWWYDFLTTPPLEFASLSSTGGTVGELLDAAMDPSISFEDLKIIRELFPGKIVVKGVQNVEDSRTLADLGVDGVVLSNHGGRQLDRAPVPFHLLPEVVREVGDDLEVTMDTGIMNGADVVASLAMGAKFTFVGRAYLYGLMAGGRAGVDRAIEILSDQVERTMKLLEVSTVEELEPKHVTQLQRLAPRAQVRPEAARAASGA; translated from the coding sequence ATGGTCCAGCGTCAATTTCCCAAGCCGCGCGACCTTGCGCCGCTGATGCAGTTCAAGAAGTTCGACTTCAACGCCAGCCGGCGTCGGCTCAGCGCCGCGCTGACCATCGAGGATCTGCGGACGATCGCCAAACGGCGCACCCCCAAGGCGGCCTTCGACTACACCGACGGTGCGGCGGAGGGTGAGTTCTCCATTCGCCGGGCGCGCGAGGGCTTCGAGGATGTCCAGTTCAACCCGTCGATCCTGCGCGACGTCTCTGCAGTGGACACCTCCGTCAGCATCTTCGGCGGCCCCTCTGCCCAGCCCTTCGGCATTGCCCCCACCGGTTTCACCCGCCTGATGCAGACCGAGGGGGAGGCCGCAGGGGCGGGTGCCGCAGGCGCGGCGGGGATCCCGTTCACACTCTCCACGCTGGGGACCACCAGCATCGAGGATGTGCAGGCCGCGAATCCGCAGGGGCGCAACTGGTTCCAGCTCTATGTGATGAAACAGCGGGAGATCTCCTACGGCTTGGTCGAGCGCGCCGCCGCCTCCGGCTTCGATACCCTCTTCTTCACCGTGGACACTCCGGTCGCCGGGGCCCGCCTGCGGGATAGGCGCAACGGCTTCTCCATCCCTCCGCAGCTGAGCCTGAGCACTGTGATCAACGCGATTCCGCGGCCCTGGTGGTGGTATGACTTCCTGACCACTCCGCCGCTGGAGTTCGCCTCCCTGTCCTCCACCGGCGGGACGGTCGGTGAGCTGCTGGACGCCGCGATGGACCCCTCCATCAGCTTCGAGGACCTGAAGATCATCCGGGAGCTCTTCCCCGGCAAGATCGTCGTCAAGGGTGTTCAGAACGTGGAGGACTCCCGCACGCTGGCCGATCTGGGCGTGGACGGCGTCGTGCTCTCCAACCACGGCGGTCGGCAGCTGGACCGGGCGCCGGTGCCCTTCCACCTGCTGCCGGAGGTGGTCCGTGAGGTCGGGGACGATCTCGAGGTGACCATGGACACCGGCATCATGAACGGCGCTGACGTCGTCGCCTCGCTGGCGATGGGCGCGAAGTTCACCTTCGTGGGCCGGGCCTACCTCTACGGGCTGATGGCCGGAGGTCGAGCCGGGGTGGACCGGGCGATCGAGATCCTCAGCGATCAGGTCGAGCGCACCATGAAGCTGCTGGAGGTCTCCACAGTGGAGGAGCTGGAGCCCAAGCACGTCACCCAGCTGCAGCGGCTGGCTCCCCGCGCCCAGGTCCGGCCGGAGGCGGCACGGGCCGCCTCCGGCGCCTGA
- a CDS encoding universal stress protein, with amino-acid sequence MTPNPHTLTPLNDAERTLGVVVGFDGSEQSFLALHYAARAAQRRNSQLTVVNAYRLPAQFYSTLAALPPEGEADLPRQDSEAVLAQAHEYLQDYPGHVVAHSVEGDAAGVLVKLSASAQLVVLGGRGRGGFVGRIVGSVATAVPAHAHCPTVIVPASYDPQAGVGPDGGRFSPAQDPRPVVVGVDGSSISRVAALQAAEAAAERGAPLHAIIALLPLDDVTGWYPDIGFDSSYAEQRRRELEEHAQAEAAWLQSRVPGAQVSGVVEVGAADDVLAQRSAEAQLTVVGTRGRGGIRSALLGSTSRSVLTAAAGPVMIVPDLPEPRLEDQPQFPA; translated from the coding sequence ATGACTCCCAACCCCCACACTCTGACGCCCCTGAACGACGCCGAGCGCACGCTGGGCGTGGTGGTCGGCTTCGACGGGTCCGAGCAGAGCTTCCTGGCCCTCCACTACGCTGCTCGTGCCGCGCAGCGCCGGAACTCGCAGCTGACCGTGGTCAACGCCTACCGGCTCCCTGCTCAGTTCTACAGCACGCTGGCCGCCCTGCCGCCGGAGGGAGAGGCGGATCTCCCGCGGCAGGATTCCGAGGCTGTGCTGGCGCAGGCCCACGAGTACCTGCAGGACTATCCCGGCCACGTGGTCGCCCACTCCGTGGAGGGCGACGCCGCCGGAGTGCTGGTGAAGCTCTCGGCCTCAGCGCAGCTGGTGGTCCTCGGGGGACGCGGCCGGGGCGGCTTCGTGGGGAGGATCGTGGGATCGGTCGCCACCGCAGTGCCCGCCCATGCCCACTGCCCGACGGTGATCGTGCCCGCCTCCTATGACCCGCAGGCCGGCGTCGGGCCCGACGGCGGACGCTTCTCCCCCGCGCAGGACCCGCGGCCGGTGGTGGTCGGCGTGGACGGCTCCTCGATCTCCCGCGTCGCAGCTCTGCAGGCCGCTGAGGCCGCCGCGGAGCGCGGTGCCCCGCTGCACGCGATCATCGCCCTGCTGCCGCTGGACGATGTGACCGGCTGGTATCCGGACATCGGATTCGACAGCTCCTACGCCGAACAGCGCCGCCGCGAACTCGAAGAGCATGCTCAGGCCGAGGCCGCCTGGCTGCAGAGCCGGGTTCCGGGGGCCCAGGTCAGCGGCGTCGTCGAGGTCGGTGCCGCCGACGACGTGTTGGCCCAGAGGTCCGCGGAGGCTCAGCTGACCGTGGTCGGGACGCGCGGACGCGGAGGCATCCGCAGCGCCCTGCTGGGCTCCACCTCCCGTTCGGTGCTCACCGCGGCCGCCGGGCCGGTGATGATCGTCCCGGATCTGCCCGAACCCCGGTTGGAGGATCAGCCGCAGTTCCCCGCCTGA
- a CDS encoding VIT1/CCC1 transporter family protein, whose translation MRQSHPLNNGRVSPSQDQHPDDADPAASQPSAPPSRQQIRRWQKYLADEIAEGRLYSDLAQRKQGEERQILLGLAAAERRHEQHWRDLLGEHSQRLPSPSAHRVLLGWMARIFGSVFVLALAQRAEGDSPYAHDEAATRGMAADEEIHEEVVRALAARGREKLSGGFRAAVFGANDGLVSNFALIMGMGGTGVGATVVLLTGIAGLLAGALSMAAGEFISVRSQRELLDATRPTHATLRAAPDLDLDHNELVLVYRARGLSREDAEHRALERLGAFECDCRPELSVPKDAEDEADAWDGYEVVGSAWTAAGSSFCFFAVGALIPILPYLIGAVGWIAVGISTALVGTALMCTGAVVGLLSGASPLSRGLRQLAIGLGAAALTYALGAVLGVSVA comes from the coding sequence ATGCGGCAGTCCCATCCGCTGAACAATGGGAGGGTGAGCCCCTCCCAGGACCAGCACCCCGACGACGCCGACCCCGCCGCCTCCCAGCCCTCTGCCCCGCCGAGCAGACAGCAGATCAGGCGGTGGCAGAAGTACCTCGCCGATGAGATCGCCGAGGGCCGCCTCTACTCCGACCTGGCGCAGAGGAAGCAGGGCGAGGAGCGACAGATCCTGCTGGGACTGGCCGCCGCGGAGCGACGGCACGAGCAGCACTGGCGCGACCTGCTGGGCGAGCATTCCCAGCGGCTGCCCTCTCCGTCGGCCCACCGCGTGCTGCTGGGCTGGATGGCCCGGATCTTCGGCTCAGTGTTCGTCCTGGCGCTGGCCCAGCGGGCTGAGGGCGATTCGCCCTACGCCCATGACGAGGCGGCCACCCGAGGCATGGCGGCCGATGAGGAGATCCATGAGGAGGTGGTCCGGGCCTTGGCGGCCCGTGGCCGGGAGAAGCTCTCCGGCGGGTTCCGCGCGGCCGTGTTCGGAGCCAACGACGGGCTGGTCTCCAACTTCGCGCTGATCATGGGTATGGGCGGCACCGGCGTGGGGGCCACCGTGGTGCTGCTGACCGGCATCGCCGGACTGCTCGCCGGGGCATTGTCCATGGCCGCCGGTGAGTTCATCTCCGTACGCAGCCAGCGTGAGCTGCTCGATGCCACCCGTCCCACCCACGCCACCCTGCGTGCCGCCCCTGACCTGGACCTGGACCATAACGAGCTGGTGCTGGTCTACCGAGCGCGCGGACTGAGCCGCGAGGATGCCGAGCACCGTGCCCTGGAGCGCCTGGGGGCCTTCGAATGTGACTGCCGGCCCGAGCTCTCCGTGCCCAAGGACGCCGAGGATGAGGCAGACGCCTGGGACGGCTACGAGGTGGTCGGCTCCGCGTGGACTGCGGCCGGCTCGAGCTTCTGCTTCTTCGCCGTCGGGGCGCTGATCCCGATCCTTCCCTATCTCATCGGCGCCGTGGGCTGGATCGCCGTCGGGATCTCCACCGCACTGGTGGGCACCGCGCTGATGTGCACCGGCGCAGTGGTGGGTCTGCTCTCTGGGGCCAGCCCGCTCTCCCGCGGCCTGCGTCAGCTGGCCATCGGACTGGGTGCTGCGGCGCTAACCTACGCGCTGGGAGCAGTCCTGGGCGTCTCCGTGGCCTGA